A window of Actinomadura viridis genomic DNA:
GGACCTCCGTCGAAGGGCACATGAAGGTCAAGCTCACCTGGGGCGGCGCCGCGGTCGCGGGCGGTGCCTCCGACGGGGACTGATGTCCGTGCCCGACCTGACGTGGCGCGCCCGGGTGCGCGGCGGTCCCGGCGGCCGCCTGGGCGCGGGCTTCCTGATCGCCCCCGACCTGGTGATGACCTGCGCGCACGTCGTCCGCGACCTGGACGAGGCGGTGGTCGACTTCCCCGGAGTCCAGCACGACCTGCCCGCCAAGGTCGAACGCTGCTCGGAATGGCGGCGGCAGGGCGACGGCGGGGACGTGGCGCTGCTGCGCCTGAGCGCTCCCGCCCGGCCGCGGCCCGCGCGCCTCGCCCACCTCCGCGACCTCGGCAGGGCCCCGCGCGAGCCCGGCAACCCGTTCGGCCTGCGGACCTACACCACCTACGGGTTCCCCAAGCCGGCCGAGTCGCACGAGCGGCACGCCACCGTGCGTTCGGGCCCGCACATGGTCCAGCGCCAGGAGTGGTGGCAGCTCGACCCCGTGGCGGGCGAACGGGTCCAGAAGGGCTACAGCGGGGCGGCGGTGTACGACCCCCGGACCGGAGAGGTCGCGGGCATGGTCACCGAGGCGGACGCCGCGACCGGCACCGCGAAGATGCTGCCGATCACCACGATCCGGCTCTACTGGGACGAGCTGGACGATCTGCTGCCCCTGGACTGGCTGACCTCCGAGGCCCGCCGGGAACTGCGGCTCCTGCTCGCCGGGATGCCGTGCACCGAGGCGATGCGCGCCGAGGTCTTCCGGCTCACCGGGGGGAAGCCGCGGCTGCGGTCGGCCTGGGATCCGGTCCGCCACCTCGGGGACGGATGGCCGGAGGAGCCGGACCGGCTCCGCGACTACCTGACCGCGCTCGACCAGTACCTTCCCCCCGAACCGGCGGCCGAGCTGGGCCGCTGGATCGCGCGGCACCTGCCCGCCGCGCGCCCCCTGCCCGCCCCCTCCAGGCCCGCCGCGGTGGTCGTCCGGCTGGATCCGCTCACCCACGGCGGATTCGACCTGACCGTGCAGACCTGGATCGACGGCGTCACCGCGACCTCCTTCCCGACGCGGACGGTCGCCAAGGAGGAGGTGCGGCGGGCGGTCGAGGACGGCGTGCGGGAGGCCAGCCGCGAGGTCGTCGACCACGACTGGCGGATCGAGTTCGCGGTGCCGCTGCGCTGGCTCACCAAGCCGTACGACGAGTGGACCATCGCCCGCGGCATGCCGATGCGGCGGTTCCCGCTGGTGGTACGGGACGTCGAGCGCCTGCGCCCCCGGTCGGCCGGCGCCTCCCCGGACGACCACCTGCGCCGGTACCAGGCCCGGCAGCGCTGGGAGGTCCTCGGCGGGAGCCCGCGGCCCGCCCCGTACCCGATCGGCTGCGACACCCATCCGCGCACCAAGGCCGGCCTCGAACGGAAGCTGGAGGCCCGGCTCGACCGCTGCCTGCTGGTCTACGGGGCCCGCCCGCCCACCGCCTGGCTCCAGGCGGCGCTCGGCACGGGCGTCCCCGTCA
This region includes:
- a CDS encoding trypsin-like peptidase domain-containing protein, producing the protein MPDLTWRARVRGGPGGRLGAGFLIAPDLVMTCAHVVRDLDEAVVDFPGVQHDLPAKVERCSEWRRQGDGGDVALLRLSAPARPRPARLAHLRDLGRAPREPGNPFGLRTYTTYGFPKPAESHERHATVRSGPHMVQRQEWWQLDPVAGERVQKGYSGAAVYDPRTGEVAGMVTEADAATGTAKMLPITTIRLYWDELDDLLPLDWLTSEARRELRLLLAGMPCTEAMRAEVFRLTGGKPRLRSAWDPVRHLGDGWPEEPDRLRDYLTALDQYLPPEPAAELGRWIARHLPAARPLPAPSRPAAVVVRLDPLTHGGFDLTVQTWIDGVTATSFPTRTVAKEEVRRAVEDGVREASREVVDHDWRIEFAVPLRWLTKPYDEWTIARGMPMRRFPLVVRDVERLRPRSAGASPDDHLRRYQARQRWEVLGGSPRPAPYPIGCDTHPRTKAGLERKLEARLDRCLLVYGARPPTAWLQAALGTGVPVMLWPRGRCTDHEHGDCHGHRLRDDLVEAVRQRPPEDLPRVAMELRRQASDAPEDEPHCGRGLTLFYDDPSRLPDPPCSMEM